A single genomic interval of Gossypium raimondii isolate GPD5lz chromosome 11, ASM2569854v1, whole genome shotgun sequence harbors:
- the LOC128031879 gene encoding heavy metal-associated isoprenylated plant protein 42-like isoform X1, with product MLQKINGVNAVDIDTENGLVTVHGIVQLSTLIQTISEKMGKKAELYAYEKNPETRNEKLDNDNTCSACKYEEKNQTCSFADKSNDGKAKDPVPQGPEVSNHPQLITEKKKHWLGGWFGKKSSVEPRMFGSFRGARPGCYSWLPPPPLPPAFQLPPYRCGQYRPVYPYSPPYRITQPPRPYPYDFYEDTEPPIGNSVFHTFRDDNVNACSII from the exons atgTTGCAGAAAATCAATg GGGTGAATGCCGTCGACATAGATACCGAAAACGGGCTGGTCACTGTTCATGGCATTGTCCAACTCTCTACGCTCATTCAAACGATATCAGAAAAGATGGGCAAAAAAGCAGAGCTTTACGCCTACGAGAAGAACCCCGAGACTAGAAACGAGAAACTAGACAATGACAACACTTGTTCTGCTTGTAAATACGAGGAAAAGAACCAAACATGTTCTTTTGCTGATAAATCTAATGACGGTAAAGCTAAAGACCCTGTCCCACAAGGACCCGAAGTATCGAATCACCCACAACTTATCACGGAAAAGAAGAAACACTGGCTTGGTGGTTGGTTTGGCAAGAAGAGCAGTGTTGAACCAAGAATGTTTGGCAGTTTTCGAGGAGCAAGGCCAGGGTGTTACTCATGGCTGCCGCCACCACCATTACCACCTGCATTTCAACTGCCACCATATAGATGTGGACAATATCGACCAGTTTATCCTTACTCGCCACCTTACCGGATAACACAGCCGCCGCGACCATATCCCTATGATTTCTATGAGGATACGGAACCGCCAATAGGCAACTCTGTTTTTCACACATTTCGTGATGATAATGTTAATGCTTGCAGCATAATCTGA
- the LOC105803082 gene encoding sm-like protein LSM2 → MLFFSYFKDLVGREVTVELKNDLAIRGTLHSVDQYLNIKLENTRVVDQDKYPHMLSVRNCFIRGSVVRYVPLPPEEVDIELLHDATRREARGG, encoded by the exons ATG TTGTTTTTTTCGTATTTCAAGGACTTAGTGGGAAGAGAAGTGACGGTGGAGCTGAAGAATGATTTAGCAATTAGAGGAACTCTTCACTCCGTTGATCAATATCTCAACATCAAGCTCGAGAATACTAGGGTTGTCGATCAAGACAAGTACCCTCACATG CTTTCAGTGAGGAACTGTTTCATCAGGGGTTCGGTTGTGAGGTACGTCCCGCTACCTCCCGAGGAAGTCGACATTGAATTGCTTCATGATGCCACAAGAAGAGAAGCTCGGGGAGGCTGA
- the LOC105803083 gene encoding RNA exonuclease 4 isoform X2, with translation MASDPDPPKPKTPRHKCPACYKQFNRKLHLIEHMKISYHSVHQPRCWVCQKHCKSFESVREHINSPLSKTNCLKIFVEQGCNLCLKVLDSPSALKEHKQMCCLVAPVPLGTKITPCIESNFTMSGSIMDEMHNGKAQKAVAMDCEMVGGGSDGSIDLCARVCLVDEAENIILHTYVQPQIPVTNYRYEVTGLTEDHLRDAIPLNEVQDKIKKILYNGESVGRMPPDGVKARLLVGHDIQHDLNCLRMKYPGFLLRYNIQSGIHDPYEDCISVMRLYKRMRGQDHRQVFRLGDEKANSGFDSFRSMELEKKAPDELYEISTSDYKCWCLDLTKIATLAADYPFSF, from the exons ATGGCCTCTGATCCCGATCCTCCAAAGCCCAAAACCCCAAG GCACAAATGCCCTGCATgctataaacaatttaatagaAAGCTGCATCTTATTGAGCACATGAAAATCTCGTACCATTCAGTTCATCAACCTAGATGTTGGGTGTGTCAAAAGCACTGCAAATCTTTTGAATCGGTGCGGGAACATATTAATA GTCCACTATCGAAAACAAATTGTTTGAAGATTTTTGTGGAACAAGGTTGCAATCTTTGTTTAAAAGTTTTGGATAGCCCCTCTGCTCTTAAGGAACATAAGCAAATGTGCTGCCTAGTGGCCCCTGTTCCCCTT GGAACAAAGATCACGCCTTGTATAGAATCTAATTTCACTATGTCAGGTTCAATCATGGATGAAATGCACAATGGCAAAGCTCAAAAAGCCGTTGCTATGGATTGTGAAATGGTTGGTGGTGGAAGTGATGGATCAATTGATCTTTGTGCTAGAGTATGTCTTGTTGATGAAGCTGAGAATATAATTTTGCACACATATGTTCAACCACAAATTCCTGTCACCAATTACAG ATATGAAGTAACTGGGCTAACAGAAGACCATCTGAGAGATGCCATACCACTTAATGAAGTGcaagataaaataaagaaaattctATACAATGGAGAGTCTGTTGGAAGGATGCCCCCAGATGGGGTGAAGGCTAGGCTTCTTGTGGGCCATGACATACAGCATGATTTGAACTGCTTGAGAATGAAATACCCTGGCTTTCTGTTGAG GTACAACATCCAGTCTGGAATTCACGATCCATACGAAGATTGTATATCTGTGATGAGACTGTACAAGCGAATGCGTGGCCAAGACCATCGGCAAGTGTTCAGACTTGGAGATGAAAAAGCTAACAGTGGCTTTGATTCTTTTCGATCAATGGAATTGGAAAAGAAGGCTCCGGATGAACTATATGAGATCTCAACATCTGATTATAAGTGTTGGTGTCTGGACTTGACCAAGATTGCAACCCTGGCAGCTGACTATCCATTTTCCTTTTAA
- the LOC128031879 gene encoding heavy metal-associated isoprenylated plant protein 42-like isoform X2, which translates to MLQKINDTENGLVTVHGIVQLSTLIQTISEKMGKKAELYAYEKNPETRNEKLDNDNTCSACKYEEKNQTCSFADKSNDGKAKDPVPQGPEVSNHPQLITEKKKHWLGGWFGKKSSVEPRMFGSFRGARPGCYSWLPPPPLPPAFQLPPYRCGQYRPVYPYSPPYRITQPPRPYPYDFYEDTEPPIGNSVFHTFRDDNVNACSII; encoded by the exons atgTTGCAGAAAATCAATg ATACCGAAAACGGGCTGGTCACTGTTCATGGCATTGTCCAACTCTCTACGCTCATTCAAACGATATCAGAAAAGATGGGCAAAAAAGCAGAGCTTTACGCCTACGAGAAGAACCCCGAGACTAGAAACGAGAAACTAGACAATGACAACACTTGTTCTGCTTGTAAATACGAGGAAAAGAACCAAACATGTTCTTTTGCTGATAAATCTAATGACGGTAAAGCTAAAGACCCTGTCCCACAAGGACCCGAAGTATCGAATCACCCACAACTTATCACGGAAAAGAAGAAACACTGGCTTGGTGGTTGGTTTGGCAAGAAGAGCAGTGTTGAACCAAGAATGTTTGGCAGTTTTCGAGGAGCAAGGCCAGGGTGTTACTCATGGCTGCCGCCACCACCATTACCACCTGCATTTCAACTGCCACCATATAGATGTGGACAATATCGACCAGTTTATCCTTACTCGCCACCTTACCGGATAACACAGCCGCCGCGACCATATCCCTATGATTTCTATGAGGATACGGAACCGCCAATAGGCAACTCTGTTTTTCACACATTTCGTGATGATAATGTTAATGCTTGCAGCATAATCTGA
- the LOC105803081 gene encoding BTB/POZ and MATH domain-containing protein 2: protein MGRVLRETLKPSTSSVSATTTSTSVTETVNGSHQFKITGYSLSKGSGIGKYIASDTFMVGGYLWAIYFYPDGKSPEDNAAYISLFIALASEGTDVRALFELTLLDQSGKERHKVHSHFGRTLESGPYTLKYRGSMWGYKRFFKRMLLEQSDYLKDDCLSVHCSVGVVMSHTEGPKIFSIAVPPSNIGHHFGQLLESGKQTDVSFEVDGEFFPAHKLVLAARSPVFRAQLFGPMKDHNTKQIEVEDMEAPVFKALLHFIYWDSLPDMEELTGLTSKWAFTLMSQHLLAAADRYGLDRLRLMCEANLCEVVAINTVATTLALAEQHHCFRLKAVCLKFVAMPENLRAVMQTDGFEYLKQSCPSVLTELLEYVARVNEHPVIVCRHGNEAILDGSDANGRRVKQRL from the exons ATGGGGAGGGTTTTACGGGAAACGTTGAAGCCGTCGACCTCCTCCGTCAGCGCCACCACGACTTCGACGTCGGTGACGGAGACGGTGAATGGGTCACATCAGTTCAAGATCACGGGGTACTCGCTGTCGAAAGGTTCTGGGATTGGCAAATACATAGCTTCAGACACATTCATGGTGGGTGGATATTTGTGGGCGATCTATTTTTATCCCGATGGGAAAAGCCCCGAAGACAATGCCGCCTACATTTCGTTGTTCATTGCCTTAGCAAGCGAGGGGACCGACGTTAGGGCGCTCTTTGAGCTCACACTTTTGGATCAAAGCGGCAAAGAGAGGCATAAGGTTCATAGCCATTTTGGGAGGACGCTTGAGAGTGGGCCCTATACGCTTAAGTATCGCGGCAGCATgtg GGGATATAAACGATTTTTCAAAAGAATGCTACTGGAACAATCAGACTACCTCAAGGATGATTGTCTATCTGTTCACTGTAGTGTTGGCGTTGTTATGTCACATACTGAGGGTCCTAAGATTTTCTCCATAGCTGTTCCGCCTTCAAACATTGGTCATCATTTTGGACAGCTACTAGAAAGTGGAAAGCAAACTGATGTTAGCTTTGAAGTTGATGGGGAATTCTTTCCAGCCCACAAGTTGGTACTTGCTGCTCGTTCACCCGTGTTTAGGGCACAGCTTTTTGGTCCAATGAAGGATCATAATACAAAGCAAATAGAAGTTGAAGATATGGAAGCTCCTGTTTTTAAG GCCCTACTTCATTTTATATACTGGGATTCTCTTCCCGACATGGAGGAGCTCACTGGTCTCACCTCAAAGTGGGCCTTTACTTTGATGTCTCAACATCTGCTCGCAGCTGCTGATAGGTATGGACTAGACAGGCTGCGACTAATGTGTGAGGCTAACCTTTGTGAGGTTGTTGCCATTAACACTGTGGCAACTACTTTGGCCTTGGCGGAACAACACCATTGTTTCCGACTGAAAGCTGTGTGTCTCAAGTTTGTTGCAATGCCCGAAAATCTAAGGG CTGTAATGCAAACTGATGGTTTTGAGTACTTGAAGCAAAGTTGCCCTTCTGTCCTAACTGAGCTATTGGAGTATGTGGCTAGAGTGAATGAACACCCAGTGATCGTATGCAGACATGGGAATGAAGCCATCCTTGACGGAAGTGATGCCAATGGTAGGCGGGTGAAGCAGCGGCTATAA
- the LOC105803083 gene encoding RNA exonuclease 4 isoform X1 yields MASDPDPPKPKTPRHKCPACYKQFNRKLHLIEHMKISYHSVHQPRCWVCQKHCKSFESVREHINSPLSKTNCLKIFVEQGCNLCLKVLDSPSALKEHKQMCCLVAPVPLGTKITPCIESNFTMSGSIMDEMHNGKAQKAVAMDCEMVGGGSDGSIDLCARVCLVDEAENIILHTYVQPQIPVTNYRYEVTGLTEDHLRDAIPLNEVQDKIKKILYNGESVGRMPPDGVKARLLVGHDIQHDLNCLRMKYPGFLLRDTAKYRPLMKTNLVSHSLKHLTKTYLGYNIQSGIHDPYEDCISVMRLYKRMRGQDHRQVFRLGDEKANSGFDSFRSMELEKKAPDELYEISTSDYKCWCLDLTKIATLAADYPFSF; encoded by the exons ATGGCCTCTGATCCCGATCCTCCAAAGCCCAAAACCCCAAG GCACAAATGCCCTGCATgctataaacaatttaatagaAAGCTGCATCTTATTGAGCACATGAAAATCTCGTACCATTCAGTTCATCAACCTAGATGTTGGGTGTGTCAAAAGCACTGCAAATCTTTTGAATCGGTGCGGGAACATATTAATA GTCCACTATCGAAAACAAATTGTTTGAAGATTTTTGTGGAACAAGGTTGCAATCTTTGTTTAAAAGTTTTGGATAGCCCCTCTGCTCTTAAGGAACATAAGCAAATGTGCTGCCTAGTGGCCCCTGTTCCCCTT GGAACAAAGATCACGCCTTGTATAGAATCTAATTTCACTATGTCAGGTTCAATCATGGATGAAATGCACAATGGCAAAGCTCAAAAAGCCGTTGCTATGGATTGTGAAATGGTTGGTGGTGGAAGTGATGGATCAATTGATCTTTGTGCTAGAGTATGTCTTGTTGATGAAGCTGAGAATATAATTTTGCACACATATGTTCAACCACAAATTCCTGTCACCAATTACAG ATATGAAGTAACTGGGCTAACAGAAGACCATCTGAGAGATGCCATACCACTTAATGAAGTGcaagataaaataaagaaaattctATACAATGGAGAGTCTGTTGGAAGGATGCCCCCAGATGGGGTGAAGGCTAGGCTTCTTGTGGGCCATGACATACAGCATGATTTGAACTGCTTGAGAATGAAATACCCTGGCTTTCTGTTGAG GGACACTGCAAAATACCGTCCATTGATGAAAACAAATCTTGTTAGCCACTCACTGAAGCACCTCACAAAAACATATCTAGG GTACAACATCCAGTCTGGAATTCACGATCCATACGAAGATTGTATATCTGTGATGAGACTGTACAAGCGAATGCGTGGCCAAGACCATCGGCAAGTGTTCAGACTTGGAGATGAAAAAGCTAACAGTGGCTTTGATTCTTTTCGATCAATGGAATTGGAAAAGAAGGCTCCGGATGAACTATATGAGATCTCAACATCTGATTATAAGTGTTGGTGTCTGGACTTGACCAAGATTGCAACCCTGGCAGCTGACTATCCATTTTCCTTTTAA